The sequence below is a genomic window from candidate division WOR-3 bacterium.
CCCGCTGGGAAAGCACGGCGGGGATCGTTTTCAGGATGATTTTGATATCCATAAGGAGGTGCCAGTTGTGGCAGTACTTTTCGTCTAAGGCGACCCTCTGGGCATAAGAGGTATCGGTGCGACCTGAGACCTGCCAAAGACCAGTCACCCCGGGGAAAAACTTAAAAGGCAGGCGGGAGGCATTCTCGTAATATTTAATTTCATCTTCCACAATCGGCCTCGGTCCGACGAGACTCATCTCTCCCTTTAAGACATTAAAGAGTTGGGGAAGTTCATCAATACTTAAAGAGCGGAGAAATTTACCCAAGGTTGTGACCCGAGGGTCATTTTTTAATTTATAGGTCCGGGCGAATTCTTCCCGCAGTTTTGGGTTAGACGCTAAGATGGCGGCTAATCTCTTATCCGCATCCTTCACCATCGTCCGGAATTTAAGGAGATAAAAACTCCTCCCTTTCCGACCAATCCTTTTATGGCGATAGAAAATCGGTCCCGGGGAATCAAGTTTGATGCAAAGGATAATGAAGAGAAGAAAGGGGGCAAGGAGGGTGATGATGCAGAGGCTCAAAAGAAAATCAATCACCCTTTTGAGGCGCATCGTCAGAGTGAAAAAGGGGAAGTCCTCTACCCTTTTTAAGGGACAGCCGGCAAAATAAGAGAAGAGACGACAGGATTTTAAGAGGAAAAAATCGGCTAAATAATTTTTCATCAGGTTCTTAATTTCCGTATCCACCTCCTCCAGGATTAAGGCACGGAACTCTTTAATCCGGCCTAATCGGTCAGCAATGGTCGGTAGATAATTCTTCATCTCTTCTTTTGTGATTACTTTTACTGGTTCTAACCGACACCAATCCAGAATTTTGGGGTAGGGATTACTTTGGTGATTTGTTACTAAAAGAATGGGAATTTTTCTTTGCGGCCGAAGGATTAAATTTAAGACCGGTTCCAAAATATTTAGCGAAAGCCATAAGATAAGCCAGGAGAGAAATGGGACACTCCCTAAATTTAACCCTTTGCCTAAAAAGAAAGAAAGGAAGATTAGCAGAAGGAAGATAATTTGGGTCTTAGGGTTTGTCCCATAGAAGGGGGGTAGCACTGATTCAAAGATCCCAAAAAGATAACTGAAGAAGAGAAAGGAGAAATAGAGGATGATTAGTAGAATAAAGGGAATCCGGAAGATTATCCCGGGTAGAAAAAAGAAAAGGAAAGAAAGAATAAATATAAAAGACAAGGAACTTTTTAAACTCTCTTCCTTCTCTGCCATTTTCTTTTTAAGGATACCCGAAAAATCGTTTTTGTCAATTCCGATTGACTTTTCCCTTTTTCCCTTTATAATTAAAAAGACAGGAGGGAATATGTATTGCCGATCTTGTGGTAAGGAAGTAGCAGAAACCGCGGAGATCTGTGTCCAATGCGGGAGTAAACCCTTAGCCGGTAATAGATACTGCCAGAACTGCGGCGCGGAAGTTGATCCGAAAGCCGAAGTCTGTATTAAATGCGGGGTGCGATTGACAAAGGCAAAGGCAATCCCTGAGGGACAGAAGGATTGGCTCACCGCCTTACTCCTATCCATCTTTTTGGGCTATTTGGGTGTTGACCGCTTCTATTTGGGTTATATCGGACTCGGTATCCTAAAACTCTTCATCTCCCTTGTCACCTTAGGTTTTGCCGCTTGGATTTGGTGGATTATTGATATCATCTTAATCGCTACCGGTCGGTTAAAGGACGCGGAAGGCAGGGAACTTTATAGGAAATAAGCACCATACCCCTTTTTGATAAAGGTCGCTTCACCTCTCGGTGAAAATCCAAAAGATTTTTTGGCAATTCTGGCAGAGGAGAAACTCTCTCTTCCCATTTCGGGAATGGGCAACATAGGTGAAGTTGATAATGGGTGCCGAGAACTGGCAATAGGGGCAGAGGGCAAAATCTCTTACCGCTTCCCCTCTTTTATAAGAATAGGGATTTTTTTCTCTTACCGCCAGGGCTTCCGGGACAGTGATGGGCATCTTATCCTTTTCCGGAGAAGGGGTAGGGGTTATTCGGTATAAAGAGATTCTTCCTGGATAATGTTCGTCTTGGATAATCCCTTTCTTTTTTAGCGATTGAATTGCCCGATTGACGGCAATCCTCCCTTTTTTAATCACGGCACTGATTCTCCTCTGGGGGAGATAACACCGATTCTGGTTTAGAGACCGGAGGAGAAAGATTAGGACCTTAAGTTCCGTCTCCTTAAAATCTGCTAATTGGTCAATGAGATGGTTGGGAAACTTGGTCCAACCCTTAGACATCTTTTCCCCCTTTTAGGCGAAGGGCAAAGAATGGTTTTAGTGAATGCTGGGGAAGTTCAAAATGGAGAACTGGGGGCAAGTCGGGATATAAGACGATGCGAGAGATCCCGATGAGGAGAAGTTGTTTAATTAAGAAGAATCTTTCTTCGGGACTTTTGACCAGTAAATCAACCGCTAACCCTTTGAGATGGGGGGAATTTTTTTCGCCCCCAACCTTTTTGTTATAATTCTCACAGCGATAACCGGAGAGGATGATTAAAGGAAAAGGTGAGGAGCGGGCTAAACGGAGCAAAATCCTTTTCAAGGCAATAAGGTTTTTTAAGTATGCCGCCGGAATCTCCTGGCAGCACCGGCAAAATAAAGAGTCAATTTTAGTGAAGGAGATTTCTAACTCCTTCCCTTCTTTTAAGATCGTTTCTTTCATAAATTCCTCCATTTTAATAAACTTGTGGAAGGGGGAACTTCTTCCCCCTTCCATTCCCCTCATTACGGCACCGGTGGGAGAGTGAGGCCGAAGATGTCAACCCGGATTCTTTCTAAGACCGCAGCAGAGAGGGCACGGGCAATCCACTTATTTTCCGCAATCCGGACCTCGTTATAGAGGACATCGCCACCAAAGTTATTGACCAATCGCCAGATTTCCCGGGCATAAGAGAGATACATCGGATAGAGGGTAATCGGTACCCCTTCGGCGTCTAAGACCGTCTTCGCCGCTTCTTCTAAGGCAACAAGATTCGGGAAGATATCCGCCACTTGCTCCACCATCTTCTCCTTCTGGCCGCTGAAGCGCTGTCTTACGACATCCGGGTCTACTTTCACCTCGTATTTCTCCTTTCGCCTTAAAGCATTTCTAACTGCCATACCTTTCACCCCCTTTCCCACCCAGGATTTGTCCTTTTCCGGACCGAGTGGGAAACACTTACCAATTTTCAAAGAGCCTTGAGGTTTTTACCCCTCTATAATAAATACGGAAATGACCCTAAAAAAAGGACACTAAATTTTTCCTTATTTTATAAGTTTTTGAAAATGAAGGACCTAAAAATTAGGGGTTTCTTTAAGCTTTTTAATTTTCTGCCAGACCTTTGACTTATTTTGATATTCCGGGTAATTATGGTAGATATATTCTAATAGAGTTAAGAGGGGATATTTACCATATTTTAATTTAATTTCTTCAATCCCCTTAATAATCTCTTTATCCACACCTTTTATTAACCCCTTAGCAAATTTTATCCCTTTTTCGGTTAATCGGTATTCAGTGAGGGTTTTATCCGGTTCAAAGAAGTCGGTAATCTCTTTTTCCATTAGAGAGAGGCGGGTCTTTTTCGCCACCTTTTCTATGAAACCCTCTTCCTGGAGGAGGTTTAGGTCTTCGTATAACCTTTTATCAAAAGGACCGAGCCGGTGGGGGGTAAAGGAATAGAATTCCTTGAAATAATGGGAGAGTTGTTTCTCCTTTGCCAATAAGAAGAGGTATTTCATCAATCGGGTAATACCCATTATCTTCTTTCCCAGGGCAAAGAGGAGGAGGATTAAGAAATCTGCTCTGCGGGTTAGAGGGAGGACGACTTTCTCCTCCACCTTCTTTTGCTTTAACTCCGCCAATTTCTTTTCTATCCTCTGCCAGACCCTCTTTTTAGTATCTTCGGGCATTGGGGGCGAGGAAAAAGTTTGCCATAAGAAGAGAGAGAATTTAATCTCTTCTTTCAATCTTTCCTTTTCCTTTTTGGTCAATTTTGGATATCGGGCAAGGAACTTTTCTACCAAAACCTGGTCCGTTAATCTCTTTTTCTCTTTCTTATAAAACCTATCAAACTCCCCAACCAGTGAAGATAGCCAATCACTTTTCATCTTTCCCTCCAATAAAGTTATACCTCTTTCTTAACCAGGGGGAATTTTTTAAGGCATTTCGGAATTCCTTTTTTGCTCGGAATAAAATCTTTTTCACATTCTCTTCTCTTTTCCCTAACTTCTGGGCAATCTCTTTTATCTCGTAACCTTCTAAATAATATAAAATTAAGACGGTCCCGTAATTCTTGGGTAATTTTGAGAGTGCCTTAATCAATTCTTCCCAATCCCTTTTCTGCCCGAGTGAATCTTCGGGGTTGGGATTATCCCTGGCTAAGGAGAATGCTTCTTTGGGAGATTTTTCTATTGCCTCTAAACTTTCTCCCTTTGTCCTTTCCCGGTGGATTTCCGTGATTTCATTCCTGGCGACAATAAAGAGCCAACCGGCCAGAGTGCCACTTCTTAGTGTGGGGAGGAGGGAGAGGAACTTTTCAAAGGTGCGGGCGACAACCTCTTCGGCATCGTCTTGATTTTTGAAGACCTTGAAGGCATAGGCATAGATTAGCGAGCGGTAGTGCTCATAGATTTTAGCGATAGCGGATTCGTCCCCTTCTTTCGCCCTTTCTAATAAATCATCCGGCATCTTTAAGTGAAATCAATTCTTTGGTAGTCTTCTTCGGTTAAGCCGTAGCGTTTTAATATCTCAAAATTCTTCAAGAGGGTTGCCCTTTCCTGGTGATGGTCTTCGGGGTGATAGATAATAAGAGAATCCGCATAGGTATTTAATAGAGTTAAGAGTTCTTCTTTTTTCATCTTCTCAATTTTGAGATTAAGGGCGTATTCTTCAATTAACTCTAAGAGATTATTAAGTGCCTCGGCGGCAGTGATTAAAAGGATTGGCTTGTCGGGGTTAATCCCTAAATTTTTCAAAAAATTTTTGGTATCCATCTAAATTGCCCCCTAATTCCTTTAAGTTAGAAAATACCTCTTAGACCTGGTCTTTAATAATCCTTTTTTCCAGTAGAGGATATCCTT
It includes:
- a CDS encoding sugar transferase, coding for MAEKEESLKSSLSFIFILSFLFFFLPGIIFRIPFILLIILYFSFLFFSYLFGIFESVLPPFYGTNPKTQIIFLLLIFLSFFLGKGLNLGSVPFLSWLILWLSLNILEPVLNLILRPQRKIPILLVTNHQSNPYPKILDWCRLEPVKVITKEEMKNYLPTIADRLGRIKEFRALILEEVDTEIKNLMKNYLADFFLLKSCRLFSYFAGCPLKRVEDFPFFTLTMRLKRVIDFLLSLCIITLLAPFLLFIILCIKLDSPGPIFYRHKRIGRKGRSFYLLKFRTMVKDADKRLAAILASNPKLREEFARTYKLKNDPRVTTLGKFLRSLSIDELPQLFNVLKGEMSLVGPRPIVEDEIKYYENASRLPFKFFPGVTGLWQVSGRTDTSYAQRVALDEKYCHNWHLLMDIKIILKTIPAVLSQRGAY
- a CDS encoding TM2 domain-containing protein; its protein translation is MYCRSCGKEVAETAEICVQCGSKPLAGNRYCQNCGAEVDPKAEVCIKCGVRLTKAKAIPEGQKDWLTALLLSIFLGYLGVDRFYLGYIGLGILKLFISLVTLGFAAWIWWIIDIILIATGRLKDAEGRELYRK
- a CDS encoding helix-turn-helix domain-containing protein, which gives rise to MSKGWTKFPNHLIDQLADFKETELKVLIFLLRSLNQNRCYLPQRRISAVIKKGRIAVNRAIQSLKKKGIIQDEHYPGRISLYRITPTPSPEKDKMPITVPEALAVREKNPYSYKRGEAVRDFALCPYCQFSAPIINFTYVAHSRNGKREFLLCQNCQKIFWIFTER
- a CDS encoding D-Ala-D-Ala carboxypeptidase family metallohydrolase; this translates as MKETILKEGKELEISFTKIDSLFCRCCQEIPAAYLKNLIALKRILLRLARSSPFPLIILSGYRCENYNKKVGGEKNSPHLKGLAVDLLVKSPEERFFLIKQLLLIGISRIVLYPDLPPVLHFELPQHSLKPFFALRLKGGKDV
- a CDS encoding RNA polymerase sigma factor, which codes for MPDDLLERAKEGDESAIAKIYEHYRSLIYAYAFKVFKNQDDAEEVVARTFEKFLSLLPTLRSGTLAGWLFIVARNEITEIHRERTKGESLEAIEKSPKEAFSLARDNPNPEDSLGQKRDWEELIKALSKLPKNYGTVLILYYLEGYEIKEIAQKLGKREENVKKILFRAKKEFRNALKNSPWLRKRYNFIGGKDEK